The following proteins come from a genomic window of Rhodoligotrophos sp. CJ14:
- a CDS encoding HpcH/HpaI aldolase/citrate lyase family protein: MFMRSMLFVPADSPRKIEKGLGSGADAIILDLEDSVAASAKEAARGIVRGVIADIAGRKADVLPRIYVRVNALDTGLTAGDLKALEGLKVDGIMLPKSEGAASVRRLSAMIGAIEPAEHRGETRITVVATESAKALFGLGSYESAGPRLEGLSWGAEDLRTDIGARDNRGADGRHTEPFRLARSLCLFGAVAAGVQPIDSVFPNFRDEAGLRLECDEALRDGFTGKLAIHPAQVPIINEMFTPSPEELARAQAIVDAFARAGDAGVIGLDGEMLDRPHLVHAQRLLARAGR; the protein is encoded by the coding sequence ATGTTCATGCGCTCAATGCTCTTTGTTCCCGCAGACAGCCCACGCAAAATCGAGAAGGGCTTAGGCTCCGGCGCCGATGCGATCATCCTCGACCTTGAGGATTCGGTCGCAGCAAGCGCAAAGGAGGCCGCCCGTGGCATCGTGCGCGGCGTGATCGCGGATATCGCAGGCCGAAAAGCCGACGTCCTGCCCCGCATCTATGTGCGGGTCAATGCACTCGACACGGGGCTCACCGCCGGAGATCTCAAGGCGCTCGAAGGATTGAAGGTCGACGGCATCATGCTGCCGAAATCAGAGGGAGCTGCCTCAGTGCGCAGGCTCTCGGCGATGATCGGCGCCATCGAGCCCGCGGAGCATCGCGGCGAAACGCGCATCACCGTGGTCGCCACGGAAAGCGCAAAGGCGCTCTTCGGCCTTGGCAGCTATGAAAGTGCCGGGCCCCGGCTGGAAGGGCTCAGCTGGGGGGCGGAGGATCTTCGCACAGATATCGGCGCGCGCGATAATCGCGGGGCAGATGGCCGCCACACGGAGCCATTTCGCCTGGCGCGCTCGCTCTGCCTGTTCGGGGCCGTCGCCGCCGGGGTTCAGCCCATCGACTCGGTCTTTCCCAATTTCCGCGACGAGGCCGGCTTGCGGCTCGAATGCGATGAGGCGCTGCGCGATGGCTTTACGGGGAAGCTCGCCATCCACCCGGCACAGGTGCCCATCATCAACGAGATGTTCACGCCTTCGCCTGAGGAGCTCGCCCGGGCACAAGCAATCGTGGATGCGTTCGCGCGAGCCGGTGATGCGGGCGTGATCGGGCTGGACGGTGAGATGTTGGACAGGCCGCATCTGGTGCATGCCCAGCGGCTGCTGGCACGGGCCGGGCGGTAA
- a CDS encoding MaoC family dehydratase, producing MRGLYFEEFEIGQVFNHMLRRTITESDNMLFSNMTLNPQPLHIDRHFCETQTEWGQPLVNSLFTLGLMIGISVPDTTLGTTIANLGMSEVKFPHPLFHGDTVHVETEVKAKRESKSRPDAGIVEFEHRAYNQNDVLVATCRRQAFMRKRPGKEA from the coding sequence ATGCGCGGGCTCTATTTCGAGGAATTCGAGATTGGACAAGTCTTCAATCACATGCTGCGGCGGACCATCACCGAGAGCGACAACATGCTGTTCTCGAACATGACGCTCAATCCGCAGCCGCTGCATATCGACCGGCATTTCTGCGAGACGCAGACCGAGTGGGGACAGCCGCTCGTCAATAGCCTGTTCACGCTGGGCCTCATGATCGGCATCTCAGTCCCCGATACCACGCTGGGCACGACTATCGCCAATCTCGGCATGAGCGAGGTCAAGTTCCCGCATCCGCTGTTCCACGGAGATACGGTGCATGTGGAAACGGAGGTGAAGGCAAAGCGCGAGAGCAAGTCGCGGCCGGATGCCGGCATCGTCGAATTCGAGCATCGGGCCTATAATCAGAATGACGTGCTGGTTGCCACCTGCCGGCGCCAGGCGTTCATGCGGAAGCGCCCCGGCAAAGAGGCCTAA
- a CDS encoding response regulator: protein MTHCLIIADAAGDRHELVSMLNAHGFTVEFAPSPEQALLACRRSRPDLIMLPDTMPSMSSVEFLHRLRRTGAGGDPAVLICASDANAASIGQAIWEGAAECLVQPFDADILNFKLRQVGFASSNVAA from the coding sequence ATGACCCATTGCTTGATTATCGCGGACGCGGCGGGTGACCGACACGAATTGGTTTCGATGCTGAACGCTCATGGATTCACGGTCGAGTTTGCGCCGAGTCCCGAACAAGCACTTCTGGCATGCCGGCGAAGCAGGCCGGATCTCATCATGCTGCCCGACACCATGCCGAGCATGAGCAGTGTTGAATTTCTCCATCGTTTGAGGCGCACAGGGGCAGGAGGAGATCCGGCAGTGCTCATCTGTGCGAGCGATGCGAACGCCGCCTCGATCGGGCAGGCGATCTGGGAAGGGGCTGCCGAATGTCTGGTGCAGCCTTTCGATGCCGATATCCTGAACTTCAAGCTCCGCCAGGTCGGCTTTGCCAGCAGCAATGTCGCGGCCTAA